From a region of the Triticum aestivum cultivar Chinese Spring chromosome 7D, IWGSC CS RefSeq v2.1, whole genome shotgun sequence genome:
- the LOC123163817 gene encoding uncharacterized protein has protein sequence MTRGKIAMRLVENAKARAGTCGRRTKGLQNKAKELATLCAVPVALVCLAGAGAPPLVWESEEGVLERYRRAVPPEARAQHTHRGYLEAELGKERAKLARVRHGCPAALADWDPALNDVTLAEARELLDAIDAALRAVGDRMEALGLPADGGHVALDEQVAPDASDDAVMPQQLAQGGGVPCTGSNPVDMDVAGFQLQMVPWHGGNKDGLLGEDSFQMQPGCGFQCIGGGNYSGAVDETLALGSGNAHCDWPDLTMWHTDAVLPLGHYPDFADGTLAPEYSAQVVAGGDYMKTLPTGYGYPVAMGVADNFTLGSNYTAHWQAEESRRPGTSTNQLLSAASSPQCSNPGTRSSSQVFHYLH, from the coding sequence ATGACGCGCGGCAAGATCGCGATGAGGCTCGTCGAGAACGCGAAGGCGCGCGCCGGCACGTGCGGCAGGAGGACCAAGGGGCTCCAGAACAAGGCCAAGGAGCTCGCTACGCTGTGCGCGGTCCCGGTCGCGCTCGTCTGCCTCGCCGGCGCCGGGGCCCCGCCGCTCGTGTGGGAGTCGGAGGAGGGCGTCCTCGAGCGGTACCGCCGCGCCGTCCCGCCGGAGGCCCGCGCGCAGCACACGCACCGGGGCTACCTCGAGGCGGAGCTGGGCAAGGAGAGGGCCAAGCTCGCCAGGGTGCGCCACGGCTGCCCCGCCGCGCTCGCGGACTGGGACCCGGCGCTCAACGATGTGACGCTGGCCGAGGCGCGGGAGCTGCTCGACGCGATCGACGCCGCGCTGCGGGCCGTGGGAGACAGGATGGAGGCCCTGGGCTTACCGGCCGACGGCGGCCACGTCGCGCTCGACGAGCAGGTCGCGCCGGATGCTTCCGACGACGCCGTCATGCCGCAGCAGCTCGCGCAAGGTGGCGGCGTGCCGTGCACCGGAAGCAACCCCGTGGACATGGACGTCGCCGGCTTTCAGCTGCAGATGGTGCCGTGGCACGGCGGGAACAAGGACGGCCTGCTCGGGGAAGATAGCTTCCAGATGCAACCAGGGTGCGGCTTCCAGTGCATCGGCGGCGGCAACTACTCGGGCGCCGTCGACGAGACGCTCGCGCTGGGCTCCGGCAATGCTCATTGCGACTGGCCTGATCTGACCATGTGGCACACCGATGCAGTCTTGCCACTTGGGCACTACCCTGACTTCGCCGACGGCACTCTGGCACCAGAGTACTCCGCTCAGGTCGTCGCCGGCGGGGACTACATGAAGACACTACCAACTGGATACGGGTACCCCGTGGCCATGGGCGTCGCCGACAACTTCACTCTGGGAAGCAACTACACGGCGCATTGGCAGGCCGAGGAGTCCCGTCGCCCCGGCACAAGCACAAACCAGCTGCTGTCAGCTGCATCATCGCCTCAGTGTTCGAATCCCGGGACACGCAGCTCCAGCCAAGTCTTCCATTATCTCCACTAG